The following nucleotide sequence is from Methanofollis fontis.
CATGGAGATTGAGGGCGGTGCCCTCCCGGTTGAACACGCCGATCGCCTCTCTAATCAGGGGGATGTTGTCGTGGGTGTCTGCAATGATGCCGACGAGCATACATCTGCCTCTGCACCGGTGGCAAAGAGGCTTTGCCCGGTCACCTGCAAATGAAAAAAATTATCAATAATGGAAGGAAACTTCTTTCTAATAATATGCGGACACCCGACCACACCCCCCCGACAGGCATGCCTGCCCGCCCAGAGCCCGATCAGGCGGTCATTGACGCCATCGGCGATGGCATCTGTATCATTGATGGGGGCGGGCGGGTGGCGCGGATCAATGCCGCCATGGAATCCCTCTTCTCTGTGGAGCGGAACCATGCGGGAGGGATGCCGACGTCGCACTTTTTCAGGGAATATCTCCTGCCCGCCCTTGTCTCTCCGGCAGGGGTTCCCCCTGATCTCCTTGCATCAGATGAAGTGTTTGAAATGTGCGTCGATTCCGGGGATGACGGGCATATCTGGCTTGAATATTCGGTTTCATCTCTCCCCCATGCCGCGGGGAGAATTGCTCTTTTCCGGAGGATCACGCGCTGGAAGGCGGCGGAGGAGCATCTGCGCCTCAGTGAGGAGCGATACCGCCTGATCTTCAACAGGAGTTATGACGCCATCCTGGTGTTCACACTCTCTGCCGATGGGCTTCCTGACCGGTTCGTTGAGGTCAATGAGGCTGCCTGCCTGCGGTTTGGCTATTCCCGGGAGGATGTGCTCTCTCTTTCGCCGCTCAGTCTCGTCCCCCCTGATCGTATGGGGCATCTTCTCGCTGTCATGAAGGGTCTGCTCCATGATCGCTCCGCCCTCTACAAATCGGCCCAGATCGCGGCCGATGGGCGGATCATCCCGGTTGAGATCAGTTCCCATCTTGTTCACATGGGTGACTATCCTGTTGTTATCTCAATATCCCGGGACATCTCTGAGCGCCAGCGGATCGATGACCTGAAGAGGCGTGCGTTCAACCAGATCGATGCAAACATCGAACAGTTTGCCACACTTGGCGATCATATCAGGAATCCGCTGGCGGTGATCGTGGGGTTATCCTCGCTGGAGGAAACGCCGTCATCGGTGCGAATCCTGGAGGCGGCAGAGCGGATCGACGCCCTTGTGGATGAACTGGACCGCGGCTGGATCCATTCGGAGAATGTCAGGCAGTTCCTCAGAAAACACTGTGGCTGAGGGCGCCTCCCTGGTTGAACGGATCTGATTAATTGATATTGGATTTCTTTTCCCTCTCCGGCCTTCCGGTGCGCTCCCCGCACAATGGCTATATAAAGTACGGGCAGAACAATAGTTTATGAATTCACGTTCTATTGCAATGCTTATTGCGATGGTCATGGTCTGTGCTGTCGCCTTCTGCGGCTGCACTGGCAGTCCGTCGACCGAAGAACCAACCACTACTGCTGCGCCGGCTGAAACACCTCTGTATGTTGTGGGAATAGACGGCGACTACCCGCCCTACACCTACATCGACGAGAACGGTGACCCGACCGGTTTTGATGTCGAGTCGATCCAGTGGATCGCCGACGAGATGGGCTTCGAAGTGACGATCCAGCCGATGGCCTGGGACGGGATCATCCCCTCGCTGCTGCAGGGCAAGATCGACATGGTCTACTCGGGCATGACGATCACCCCCGAGCGCCTGGAAAAGGTCAGCTTCTCCACGCCCTACTGGGTTGTCAACCAGTCGGTGGCCGTCCGTGAGGACTCTGAACTGAGCCTCGATGATTTCACGGCCGGGACAGTCGTCACCGGTACCCAGCGCAGCTGCACCGCCAACGACTGGATCGAGACAAACCTGGTCGAAACCGGCAAGCTCCCTGAGGAGGACCTCAAGCTCTATGACAACATCCAGCTCGCCCTTACCGATCTCCAGAACAAGCGTGTCGATGCCGTGATGTACGATGTCCCGGTCATCCGCACCTCCATCGAGGGCAAGCCCCTGAAGGTGCTCGGCACCATCCAGACCGATGAGGAATACGGCGTCGCCATCCGCAAGGAAGACACCGAACTCCTCGCCACCGTCAACGAAGGTCTCGCCAGGCTGATGGCCTCCCCGAAGTGGGATGAGCTCAAACAGAAGTACGAGATGGAGTAATCCCGGAGGGGGATTCCCCTCTATCTTTTATTATCATGGTGCCCAACCTATATCCGACGTGAATCCTCCCGACAGCACCAGGATGCCGGCTCCTGCCCCCAGATGTGGTGAGGCCGGGTGACGGATACGCTTTCTCTTGTTCTTGCAGCGGTCCCCTACATGCTCTCCGGTGTAGTGGTCACCCTCGGTCTGGTAATCGCCTCACTCGCCCTCGGGCTGCTGATGGGGGTTCCGATGGCTGTCGGTCAGGTCTACGGGCCGCGGCCCCTGCGGTGGCTGATTGCGGTCTATGTCTGGATCTTCCGCGGCCTGCCGAACCTGGTGCTGCTGTTTCTCTTCTTCTTCGGGATCTATCCGATCTTTGGTGTCGAGGTCCCCCCGTTTCTGGTGGCGATCACGGTGCTCGGGCTGCGGTCGGGCGCCTACCAGTCGCAGATCTTTCGGGGTGCGATCCAGGCGATCGGCGAAGGCCAGATGACGGCGGCGCGATCCCTCGGGATGAGCACCGGGCAGGCGATCCGGAGCATCATCCTGCCGCAGGCAATACGCATCGCCCTGCCGGGATGGTCGAATGAGTATCCGATCCTGCTCACCG
It contains:
- a CDS encoding PAS domain S-box protein, translated to MPARPEPDQAVIDAIGDGICIIDGGGRVARINAAMESLFSVERNHAGGMPTSHFFREYLLPALVSPAGVPPDLLASDEVFEMCVDSGDDGHIWLEYSVSSLPHAAGRIALFRRITRWKAAEEHLRLSEERYRLIFNRSYDAILVFTLSADGLPDRFVEVNEAACLRFGYSREDVLSLSPLSLVPPDRMGHLLAVMKGLLHDRSALYKSAQIAADGRIIPVEISSHLVHMGDYPVVISISRDISERQRIDDLKRRAFNQIDANIEQFATLGDHIRNPLAVIVGLSSLEETPSSVRILEAAERIDALVDELDRGWIHSENVRQFLRKHCG
- a CDS encoding ABC transporter substrate-binding protein is translated as MNSRSIAMLIAMVMVCAVAFCGCTGSPSTEEPTTTAAPAETPLYVVGIDGDYPPYTYIDENGDPTGFDVESIQWIADEMGFEVTIQPMAWDGIIPSLLQGKIDMVYSGMTITPERLEKVSFSTPYWVVNQSVAVREDSELSLDDFTAGTVVTGTQRSCTANDWIETNLVETGKLPEEDLKLYDNIQLALTDLQNKRVDAVMYDVPVIRTSIEGKPLKVLGTIQTDEEYGVAIRKEDTELLATVNEGLARLMASPKWDELKQKYEME
- a CDS encoding amino acid ABC transporter permease; translation: MTDTLSLVLAAVPYMLSGVVVTLGLVIASLALGLLMGVPMAVGQVYGPRPLRWLIAVYVWIFRGLPNLVLLFLFFFGIYPIFGVEVPPFLVAITVLGLRSGAYQSQIFRGAIQAIGEGQMTAARSLGMSTGQAIRSIILPQAIRIALPGWSNEYPILLTDSAICYAIGVMEILTRANQIVSRTAEPMTIYLVAAVIFILLNYGGIRVFSRLEKRISIPGFGKGAL